One part of the Bacillus sp. FJAT-27916 genome encodes these proteins:
- the spo0A gene encoding sporulation transcription factor Spo0A: MKKIKVCIVDDNRELVALLEEYISEQPDMEVIGVAHNGQDCLSMLEQVSPDVLVLDIIMPHLDGLAVLERIKDSQKGTSIPNVIMLTAFGQEDVTKKAVELGASYFILKPFDMENLVNHIRQSGEKGAGIARSNSYAPRQPVESKPINLDASITSIIHEIGVPAHIKGYLYLREAISMVYNDIELLGSITKVLYPDIAKKYNTTASRVERAIRHAIEVAWSRGNIESISSLFGYTVSMTKAKPTNSEFIAMVADKLRLEHKAS, from the coding sequence TTGAAAAAAATAAAAGTATGTATTGTTGATGATAATCGTGAACTTGTTGCTTTATTGGAAGAGTATATTAGTGAACAGCCGGATATGGAAGTGATCGGGGTAGCCCATAATGGCCAGGATTGCCTGAGTATGCTTGAACAAGTAAGTCCAGACGTGTTGGTCCTTGATATCATTATGCCCCATTTAGATGGTTTGGCTGTTTTGGAAAGAATAAAGGACTCTCAAAAAGGCACTTCTATTCCTAATGTCATCATGCTGACTGCTTTTGGCCAGGAGGACGTGACAAAAAAAGCGGTAGAGCTTGGTGCTTCCTATTTCATCCTGAAGCCATTTGATATGGAAAACCTCGTCAATCATATTAGGCAATCCGGTGAAAAAGGCGCTGGAATTGCACGTTCAAACAGCTATGCCCCGAGGCAGCCTGTAGAGTCGAAACCAATTAACTTAGATGCGAGTATCACTAGTATTATCCATGAGATTGGTGTACCGGCACATATCAAGGGCTATCTGTACTTAAGAGAAGCTATTTCTATGGTATACAATGATATCGAGCTGTTAGGGTCCATCACAAAGGTCCTCTATCCTGATATTGCCAAGAAATACAATACAACTGCAAGCCGGGTGGAACGGGCTATCCGTCATGCAATTGAAGTGGCATGGAGCAGGGGGAATATTGAATCCATCTCTTCATTATTTGGCTATACAGTCAGCATGACAAAGGCGAAACCCACCAATTCAGAATTCATTGCGATGGTGGCTGATAAACTCCGCCTTGAACATAAAGCCTCATAA
- a CDS encoding glycerophosphodiester phosphodiesterase has translation MTLIFGHRGYAALYPENTMISFKEALNAGADGIELDVQLSLDGELVVIHDPTVDRTTDGTGSVRELSLEELRKLNAANNSKTVEFAGIPTLREVMEWLSGTNLLLNIELKNAIYPYEGMEEKVIELIREFGLEDRVILSSFNHYSLVYCYRLAPDIETAPLYSDGLYMPWVYAESIRAKSIHPKFRAAPDGIIKQCQEAGIAVRPYTVNRKGDMKRLFKAGCSAFITDDPDLAIQLRKDYE, from the coding sequence GTGACACTTATATTTGGACATAGGGGATATGCGGCCCTCTATCCCGAGAATACTATGATATCGTTTAAGGAGGCTCTAAATGCAGGTGCGGACGGAATTGAGCTTGATGTGCAGCTGAGTCTGGACGGTGAATTAGTCGTGATTCATGATCCAACAGTTGACCGTACGACAGATGGAACGGGCTCTGTCCGTGAGTTATCGCTTGAAGAGTTAAGGAAACTAAATGCAGCGAATAATTCCAAGACAGTGGAATTTGCGGGAATCCCGACATTAAGAGAAGTGATGGAATGGCTGTCTGGAACGAATCTCCTCCTGAATATTGAATTGAAGAATGCAATCTATCCATATGAGGGGATGGAGGAGAAAGTGATTGAGCTGATACGAGAATTTGGTTTGGAGGATAGGGTCATTCTTTCTTCCTTCAATCATTACAGTCTTGTTTATTGCTACCGGCTTGCACCCGATATTGAGACGGCCCCTTTATACTCAGATGGACTTTATATGCCATGGGTGTATGCGGAATCGATTCGGGCAAAATCGATCCACCCAAAATTTCGCGCAGCACCTGATGGAATAATCAAGCAATGCCAGGAAGCAGGAATAGCGGTGAGACCTTATACGGTAAACCGAAAAGGGGATATGAAACGCTTATTTAAGGCAGGCTGCTCTGCTTTTATCACGGATGACCCCGACCTCGCCATCCAGCTGCGGAAGGATTATGAATGA
- a CDS encoding DUF2627 domain-containing protein, translated as MQRAVAFILLLIPGFCTALGIKWMRDMLFGKLSPLLPALWVQFLVGFFLFAGGLAFIGGFIFYRDRKRNNVQDRFKRRPVQK; from the coding sequence ATGCAGCGTGCGGTTGCGTTTATCCTTTTATTGATTCCGGGCTTTTGCACGGCACTTGGTATCAAGTGGATGAGAGATATGCTTTTTGGGAAATTAAGTCCTCTCTTACCCGCTTTATGGGTACAATTTTTAGTAGGTTTTTTCTTGTTTGCTGGCGGCTTAGCCTTTATTGGAGGATTTATTTTTTATCGAGATCGCAAACGAAATAATGTGCAGGATCGCTTCAAAAGACGCCCTGTCCAAAAATAA
- a CDS encoding sigma 54-interacting transcriptional regulator yields the protein MERTVLIIGAGNGGTAILNFLLMAKDYRVIGVIDSNPDAEGMKLARIYQIETASSWSRLIKHPPDIIFEVTGNDNVYQEIAREKEEETILVQGRVAFILANLIQEKEELMKKSQEEAYLRELVFNISDNGMIVINKDEQVVFFNQEAENLTGIKAENAVGYSIQAVMPASSLPRIIRTAMTESNQRARLDNGRDILTTRMPIKNEQGEILGAFAIFKGITEMTRLAEEITNLKHIQKMLEAIIHSSDDAISVVDEKGAGLLINPAYSRITGLEESDVIGKPATADIVEGESMHMQVLKTQKPVRGARMKVGPAKRDVIVNVAPIMVNGELKGSVGVIHDLSEIQNLTKELQRARQMIRKIEAKYTFDDIIGESKEMSLCLEQARLYARTSATVLLRGESGTGKELFAHAIHNASDRKYNQFVRVNCAAIAESLLESELFGYEEGAFSGAKRGGKKGFFEEAHKGSIFLDEIGELTPGTQAKLLRVLQEGEILRVGGTKPIQIDVRVIAATNVNLEKAIANGTFREDLYYRINRMPIYIPPLRERPRDIAPLSIHLLKKLNEEYGRDIKTISPDAIQVLEGYSWPGNVRELENILGRAIIFMDMHERMLQKTHLPSLFLKNEQYEERNQEHIRLENSVSLAEQLANVEKEIIQRTLKELHGNKTATARQLGLSIRNLYYKLTKYNSE from the coding sequence ATGGAAAGAACAGTGCTGATTATCGGAGCAGGGAATGGAGGAACAGCTATTCTCAACTTCCTGCTGATGGCGAAGGATTACCGCGTAATCGGCGTCATTGATTCTAACCCGGATGCAGAAGGAATGAAGCTCGCACGCATATATCAGATTGAAACAGCAAGCAGCTGGTCTCGTTTGATTAAGCATCCGCCTGATATCATTTTTGAAGTAACAGGCAATGATAACGTCTATCAAGAAATTGCTCGTGAGAAGGAAGAAGAGACCATCCTAGTTCAGGGACGGGTTGCCTTTATTCTGGCAAACCTCATCCAGGAAAAAGAGGAATTAATGAAGAAATCCCAGGAAGAGGCATACTTGCGCGAGCTCGTTTTTAACATCTCGGATAATGGAATGATTGTGATCAATAAAGATGAACAAGTTGTTTTCTTTAATCAAGAAGCGGAGAATTTAACAGGAATAAAGGCAGAGAACGCCGTTGGATATTCTATACAAGCGGTTATGCCCGCCTCTTCTCTCCCTCGCATTATCCGAACAGCAATGACAGAGAGCAATCAGCGGGCAAGGCTTGATAATGGACGGGACATTCTTACGACAAGGATGCCCATCAAGAATGAACAAGGGGAGATCTTAGGCGCATTTGCCATTTTCAAAGGTATTACAGAAATGACCCGTCTTGCAGAAGAAATCACGAATTTAAAGCATATCCAAAAAATGCTTGAAGCAATCATTCATTCAAGCGATGATGCTATTTCTGTTGTCGATGAAAAGGGTGCAGGGCTCTTGATAAACCCAGCATATTCAAGGATTACCGGTCTCGAGGAATCAGATGTAATCGGCAAGCCTGCGACAGCAGACATCGTTGAAGGCGAGAGCATGCATATGCAGGTACTAAAAACCCAGAAGCCGGTTCGTGGAGCACGGATGAAGGTTGGTCCGGCTAAGCGGGATGTGATCGTTAATGTGGCGCCGATCATGGTAAACGGCGAGCTGAAGGGCAGTGTCGGGGTCATCCATGATTTATCCGAGATCCAGAACTTAACGAAGGAACTGCAGCGCGCTCGTCAAATGATTCGCAAGATTGAAGCAAAGTATACCTTTGACGATATCATTGGTGAATCAAAGGAAATGAGCCTATGCCTTGAACAAGCCAGGCTGTATGCGCGAACCTCTGCAACTGTCTTATTAAGAGGGGAATCGGGGACGGGCAAGGAATTATTTGCCCATGCAATCCATAATGCCAGCGATCGTAAATATAACCAATTTGTTCGTGTGAATTGTGCAGCAATCGCAGAATCCCTGCTTGAAAGCGAGTTGTTTGGCTATGAGGAGGGAGCCTTCTCCGGGGCTAAAAGAGGCGGAAAGAAAGGCTTTTTCGAGGAGGCTCATAAAGGGAGTATTTTCTTAGATGAGATTGGCGAACTAACTCCCGGTACACAGGCGAAATTACTCCGTGTACTTCAGGAGGGAGAAATCCTGCGCGTAGGTGGAACGAAACCGATTCAAATTGATGTACGGGTTATTGCTGCAACCAATGTCAATTTGGAGAAAGCCATTGCAAATGGGACATTTCGGGAGGATTTGTATTACCGAATAAACCGGATGCCCATCTATATACCGCCGCTGAGGGAAAGACCAAGGGATATAGCCCCTCTCAGCATTCATCTGCTTAAGAAGCTGAACGAAGAATATGGCCGTGATATTAAGACAATCAGCCCGGATGCCATTCAGGTTCTTGAAGGGTATAGCTGGCCAGGGAATGTACGGGAGCTGGAGAATATCCTGGGCAGAGCTATTATTTTCATGGATATGCATGAACGAATGCTTCAGAAAACCCATTTACCCTCTTTGTTTTTGAAAAATGAACAATATGAGGAACGTAATCAAGAACATATCCGATTGGAAAACTCAGTGAGTCTGGCTGAACAGCTGGCAAATGTTGAAAAAGAAATCATCCAAAGGACGTTAAAAGAGCTGCATGGCAATAAAACGGCGACTGCCCGGCAATTGGGTCTTTCCATACGAAACCTATACTATAAATTAACGAAATATAATTCAGAATAA
- the bcd gene encoding branched-chain amino acid dehydrogenase, giving the protein MELFKYMEQYDYEQLLFVQDRQSGLKAIIAIHDTTLGPALGGTRMWTYESEDAAIEDALRLAKGMTYKNAAAGLNLGGGKTVIIGDPRKDKNEEMFRAFGRYIQGLNGRYITAEDVGTTVADMDIIHEETDYVTGISPAFGSSGNPSPVTAFGVYRGMKAAAKEAFGTDSLEGKVIAVQGVGNVAFNLCKHLHEEGAQLIVTDINKDSVQMAVEQFGAKAVDPNEIYGVDCDIYAPCALGATINDYTIPQLKAKVIAGAANNQLKETRHGDAIHEMGIVYAPDYVINAGGVINVADELYGYNQERALKKVELIYNNIERVIEIAKRDGIPTYMAADRMAEERIEKLKNSRSQFLMNGRHILNRRR; this is encoded by the coding sequence ATGGAGCTTTTCAAATATATGGAGCAATATGATTATGAGCAATTATTATTTGTACAGGATAGGCAATCTGGATTGAAGGCGATCATCGCTATTCATGATACAACGCTAGGGCCAGCTCTTGGCGGCACAAGAATGTGGACATATGAATCAGAGGATGCAGCTATTGAGGATGCCCTGCGTCTTGCTAAAGGGATGACGTATAAGAATGCTGCTGCAGGCCTAAACCTTGGAGGAGGGAAAACCGTCATAATTGGCGATCCGCGCAAGGACAAGAACGAAGAAATGTTTCGTGCGTTCGGCCGTTATATCCAAGGGCTTAATGGTCGTTATATCACGGCTGAGGATGTAGGCACGACAGTAGCTGATATGGATATTATCCATGAAGAGACGGATTATGTTACAGGTATCTCTCCGGCATTTGGTTCATCTGGCAATCCATCTCCAGTAACGGCATTTGGTGTTTACCGCGGGATGAAAGCAGCCGCTAAGGAAGCGTTTGGTACAGACTCTCTTGAAGGAAAAGTCATCGCGGTCCAAGGTGTAGGCAATGTAGCCTTTAATTTATGCAAGCATCTGCATGAAGAGGGAGCTCAATTGATCGTAACCGACATCAACAAAGATAGCGTTCAAATGGCTGTAGAACAATTTGGTGCCAAAGCCGTTGACCCTAATGAGATTTATGGTGTTGACTGTGACATTTATGCTCCATGTGCACTAGGGGCAACGATTAATGATTACACAATTCCGCAATTAAAGGCGAAGGTCATTGCCGGTGCGGCCAATAATCAACTCAAAGAAACAAGACATGGCGATGCCATCCATGAGATGGGGATTGTTTATGCTCCAGATTATGTCATCAATGCCGGCGGAGTCATCAATGTAGCTGATGAGCTCTATGGCTACAATCAAGAGCGCGCATTAAAGAAGGTAGAGCTGATTTACAATAATATTGAACGAGTTATCGAAATTGCCAAACGTGACGGAATTCCAACCTATATGGCAGCAGACCGTATGGCTGAGGAGCGAATTGAAAAGCTCAAGAATTCAAGAAGCCAATTTCTCATGAATGGGCGTCATATTTTAAATCGTCGCCGCTAA
- the lpdA gene encoding dihydrolipoyl dehydrogenase codes for MSTEYDLVILGGGTGGYVAAIRASQLGLKTAIVEAGKLGGTCLHAGCIPSKALLRSAEVYQTVRKSADFGVQSEGAALDFKAVQKRKQSIVDKLHAGVQYLIKQGKIDLYEGYGRLLGPSIFSPMPGTVSVEMNNGEENEILIPKNVLLATGSRPRTLAGLAIDGETVITSDEALTLDKLPSSMLIIGGGVIGVEWASMLRDFDVDVTIVEYADRILPLEDKDLSKAMEKALKKKGINIITGSKVLPETLSTESGLSISAQENGTTKEYKAEKMLVSVGRDANTSGIGLENTDIEIKGGFICVNEFFQTKESHIYAIGDCIGGMQLAHVASHEGIKAVEHMAGLKPEPIQYDFIPRCIYSSPEAASVGITEEEAKKRGHKVKVGKFPFQALGKALVFGETEGFAKIISDEETDDLLGVHMIGPHVTDMISEAGLALVLNATAWEVASSIHPHPSLSEVIGEAALAVDGMALHL; via the coding sequence ATGTCGACAGAGTATGATCTTGTTATCCTCGGTGGAGGAACAGGCGGATATGTTGCTGCTATTCGAGCCTCTCAGCTCGGTTTAAAAACGGCTATTGTCGAAGCAGGTAAACTTGGGGGAACATGTCTTCATGCCGGATGCATTCCTTCAAAGGCATTGCTGAGAAGTGCTGAGGTATATCAAACCGTAAGAAAGTCTGCAGACTTTGGTGTACAGTCAGAAGGAGCAGCTCTCGACTTCAAAGCTGTACAAAAACGGAAGCAAAGCATTGTAGATAAACTGCATGCTGGTGTCCAATACTTAATCAAACAAGGAAAGATTGATCTTTATGAGGGGTATGGCCGTCTTTTAGGTCCTTCGATTTTCTCGCCAATGCCTGGTACGGTTTCCGTCGAAATGAATAATGGCGAGGAAAATGAAATCCTTATTCCCAAAAATGTCCTTCTTGCCACTGGATCGAGACCGAGGACGCTTGCTGGTCTGGCCATTGATGGCGAAACGGTAATAACCTCTGATGAGGCTTTAACACTTGATAAGCTGCCATCATCCATGCTGATAATCGGCGGTGGAGTCATTGGTGTTGAATGGGCGTCCATGCTTCGTGATTTTGATGTGGATGTGACGATTGTCGAATATGCGGATCGAATTCTGCCTTTAGAGGACAAGGATTTATCCAAAGCAATGGAAAAGGCATTGAAGAAAAAAGGAATTAACATCATAACAGGGTCTAAAGTACTGCCTGAAACACTTTCAACCGAGAGTGGTCTGTCCATTTCAGCCCAGGAAAATGGAACTACTAAGGAGTATAAAGCAGAAAAAATGCTTGTGTCAGTTGGCCGTGATGCCAATACGAGTGGAATAGGGTTAGAGAATACCGATATCGAGATCAAGGGAGGATTCATATGTGTAAATGAATTCTTTCAAACGAAAGAATCCCATATTTATGCCATTGGTGATTGCATCGGCGGAATGCAGTTGGCCCATGTGGCAAGTCATGAGGGAATCAAGGCGGTGGAACATATGGCAGGCTTAAAGCCGGAGCCAATCCAATACGATTTCATCCCGCGCTGTATTTACAGCAGTCCAGAGGCAGCAAGCGTCGGTATTACGGAAGAGGAAGCAAAGAAGAGAGGTCATAAGGTGAAGGTCGGGAAATTCCCGTTTCAAGCTTTAGGCAAGGCATTGGTGTTTGGAGAAACGGAGGGATTTGCGAAAATCATCTCTGATGAAGAAACCGATGATCTTCTGGGCGTTCATATGATTGGACCTCATGTAACTGACATGATATCAGAAGCAGGTCTTGCGCTTGTCTTGAATGCAACAGCATGGGAGGTTGCTTCAAGCATACATCCGCACCCTTCCTTGTCAGAGGTAATTGGGGAGGCGGCCCTTGCGGTGGATGGTATGGCACTGCATTTGTAA
- a CDS encoding thiamine pyrophosphate-dependent dehydrogenase E1 component subunit alpha: protein MAEARHESLGLSNQTVLDMYETMLLARRLDERMWLLNRSGKIPFVISCQGQEAAQVGAAFALDRKKDYVLPYYRDMGVVLTFGMTAKQLMLSGFAKAEDPNSGGRQMPGHFGQKENRIVTGSSPVTTQVPHAVGIALAGKMQNKDLVTFVTFGEGSSNQGDFHEGANFAGVHKLPVILMCENNQYAISVPVEKQLACERVSDRASGYGMPGVTVNGNDPLEVYKAVKEAADRARNGGGPSLIETVSYRLTPHSSDDDDRSYRAPDEVAEAKTNDPIITFGAYLKENGVLNDELEGEINKRVMKLVNEATEYAENAPYAQAETAMNHVYDEGKGAV, encoded by the coding sequence ATGGCTGAGGCTAGACATGAATCGTTAGGATTATCCAATCAAACTGTATTAGATATGTATGAAACCATGCTTTTGGCAAGAAGACTAGACGAGCGTATGTGGTTATTAAATCGTTCAGGCAAGATTCCATTTGTTATCTCCTGTCAGGGGCAGGAGGCAGCTCAGGTCGGTGCTGCCTTTGCGCTGGACAGGAAAAAAGATTATGTTCTTCCTTACTATCGGGATATGGGGGTTGTCTTGACCTTTGGAATGACAGCCAAGCAGCTCATGCTGTCAGGATTTGCGAAGGCAGAGGATCCCAATTCAGGCGGCAGACAGATGCCTGGTCACTTTGGACAGAAGGAAAACCGAATTGTTACTGGGTCATCGCCTGTGACGACTCAAGTGCCGCATGCAGTCGGCATTGCGCTGGCAGGGAAGATGCAAAATAAAGATTTGGTGACATTTGTTACCTTCGGGGAAGGATCATCCAATCAAGGGGATTTCCATGAAGGGGCAAATTTTGCCGGGGTACATAAGCTGCCGGTCATCCTGATGTGTGAAAACAATCAATATGCCATCTCTGTGCCGGTTGAAAAGCAGCTCGCCTGCGAACGGGTATCCGACCGGGCGTCAGGCTATGGAATGCCTGGAGTAACAGTTAACGGTAATGACCCGCTTGAGGTATATAAAGCGGTAAAGGAAGCGGCAGACAGAGCAAGAAACGGCGGCGGCCCAAGCTTGATTGAGACCGTATCTTACCGGCTGACCCCCCATTCAAGCGATGATGATGATCGTTCCTACCGTGCTCCTGATGAAGTGGCAGAGGCAAAAACAAATGACCCAATCATCACATTTGGCGCTTATTTGAAGGAGAACGGAGTTTTGAATGATGAACTTGAGGGAGAAATCAATAAACGTGTAATGAAGCTTGTGAACGAAGCGACGGAATATGCGGAAAATGCACCTTATGCACAGGCAGAGACTGCAATGAATCATGTGTATGACGAAGGGAAGGGGGCGGTTTAA
- a CDS encoding alpha-ketoacid dehydrogenase subunit beta, with protein sequence MPVISYIDAVTMALREEMERDERVFVLGEDVGKKGGVFKATAGLYDQFGEARVLDTPLAESAIAGVGIGAAMYGMRPVAEMQFADFIMPAVNQIISEAAKIRYRSNNDWHCPIVIRAPFGGGVHGALYHSQSVEAIFANQPGLKVVIPSTPYDTKGLLKAAIRDEDPVLFFEHKRAYRLIKGEVPTDDYVLPIGKADVKREGEDITVITYGLCVHFALQAAEKLEKDGISAHILDLRTVYPLDKEAIIEAARKTGKVLLVTEDTKEGSIMSEVSAIIAEHCLFDLDAPIKRLAGPDVPAMPYAPTMEKFFMVNPDKVEKAMKELAEF encoded by the coding sequence ATGCCGGTTATATCTTATATTGATGCCGTGACCATGGCTTTAAGAGAAGAAATGGAAAGAGACGAGAGGGTATTTGTTCTCGGTGAGGATGTAGGCAAAAAGGGAGGCGTCTTTAAGGCTACTGCTGGATTGTACGACCAATTCGGAGAGGCGCGTGTGCTTGACACGCCGCTTGCTGAATCGGCGATTGCTGGTGTCGGTATTGGTGCGGCCATGTATGGTATGCGCCCAGTCGCCGAGATGCAATTTGCTGATTTCATTATGCCGGCTGTGAACCAAATTATCTCTGAAGCAGCGAAAATACGCTATCGCTCCAATAATGACTGGCACTGTCCAATCGTGATAAGGGCCCCGTTTGGAGGAGGAGTTCATGGAGCGCTTTATCATTCGCAATCAGTTGAAGCCATCTTTGCCAATCAGCCGGGGCTGAAGGTTGTCATACCTTCCACACCATACGATACGAAGGGGCTTTTGAAGGCTGCCATCCGAGACGAGGACCCCGTGTTGTTTTTTGAGCATAAGCGAGCGTATCGCTTAATTAAAGGCGAGGTCCCGACAGATGATTATGTTTTGCCAATCGGAAAGGCAGACGTGAAACGAGAGGGCGAAGATATCACGGTCATTACCTACGGGCTATGTGTCCATTTTGCTCTCCAAGCTGCAGAGAAGCTTGAAAAGGATGGTATCTCCGCTCATATTCTTGACCTTAGAACGGTCTATCCGCTTGATAAGGAAGCCATCATTGAAGCGGCAAGAAAAACCGGCAAGGTTCTATTGGTGACAGAGGATACAAAGGAAGGCAGCATCATGAGCGAGGTCTCGGCCATCATTGCGGAGCATTGCCTATTTGATTTGGATGCGCCGATTAAGAGACTGGCCGGGCCGGATGTTCCTGCGATGCCTTACGCACCAACAATGGAGAAATTCTTCATGGTGAACCCTGATAAAGTGGAAAAGGCAATGAAGGAATTGGCAGAATTCTAG
- a CDS encoding dihydrolipoamide acetyltransferase family protein, producing the protein MAIEKMKMPQLGESVTEGTISNWLVKPGDHVEKYDPIAEVMTDKVNAEVPSSFTGTIKELLIEEGETVPVGELICSIEIETEGTGTDTEDKPETAPVKVENQEGKGTPSEAKPRFSPAVLRLSEEHNIDLKTLTGTGAGGRITRKDVLNAVENGVSRKISAEPETKAEASAPKEQERETAQRKETIQTAANDTIIPVTGVRKAIAKNMTRTKQEIPHAWTMVEADVTGLVSARDALKKAFKEGEGYNLTYFAFFVKAVAQALKEFPEMNSMWDGDRIIHKKDINLSIAVATDDALYVPVIKHADEKTIKGIAREIHELAGKVRSGKLSVNDMQGGTFTVNNTGSFGSIQSMGIINYPQAAILQVESIVKRPVVMEGNMIAIRDMVNLCLSIDHRMLDGLVAGRFLARIKEILEGTSEKTVSIY; encoded by the coding sequence ATGGCTATAGAAAAAATGAAAATGCCCCAGCTTGGGGAAAGCGTAACAGAGGGCACGATTTCTAACTGGCTAGTGAAGCCGGGCGACCATGTGGAGAAGTACGATCCAATAGCAGAGGTAATGACGGATAAAGTGAATGCTGAAGTACCTTCCTCGTTTACTGGAACCATCAAGGAATTGCTCATAGAAGAAGGGGAGACCGTGCCAGTCGGTGAGCTGATTTGCAGCATAGAAATAGAAACAGAAGGAACAGGAACTGATACAGAAGACAAACCGGAAACAGCTCCTGTGAAAGTGGAGAATCAAGAGGGAAAAGGGACCCCTTCAGAGGCGAAACCGCGTTTTTCACCAGCTGTGCTAAGACTTTCCGAAGAGCATAATATTGATTTGAAAACTCTCACAGGAACAGGTGCAGGGGGAAGAATTACTCGTAAGGATGTCTTGAATGCCGTTGAAAATGGTGTATCAAGGAAGATATCAGCTGAACCTGAGACAAAAGCGGAGGCATCAGCCCCTAAAGAACAAGAGCGAGAAACGGCTCAAAGAAAGGAAACGATTCAAACGGCCGCAAATGATACCATTATCCCGGTCACAGGTGTCCGTAAGGCCATTGCGAAGAATATGACTAGAACGAAGCAGGAGATACCTCATGCTTGGACAATGGTGGAAGCAGACGTCACCGGACTTGTATCTGCTCGTGATGCCTTGAAGAAAGCGTTTAAGGAGGGTGAGGGCTATAATCTGACGTATTTTGCCTTCTTCGTTAAAGCTGTGGCACAAGCACTTAAGGAGTTCCCAGAAATGAATTCAATGTGGGATGGAGACAGAATTATCCACAAGAAAGACATCAATTTATCGATTGCCGTGGCGACAGATGATGCATTGTATGTGCCGGTCATTAAGCATGCCGATGAGAAAACGATAAAAGGAATTGCCCGCGAGATTCATGAACTGGCTGGTAAGGTGCGTTCCGGAAAGCTATCCGTGAATGATATGCAGGGAGGAACATTCACCGTAAATAATACCGGTTCATTTGGTTCCATCCAATCCATGGGTATTATCAACTATCCGCAGGCAGCCATCCTTCAGGTGGAATCCATTGTGAAGCGGCCGGTTGTGATGGAAGGGAATATGATTGCTATTAGAGATATGGTTAATCTTTGTCTTTCCATCGACCATCGTATGCTTGATGGTTTAGTGGCCGGACGTTTCTTGGCAAGGATTAAAGAAATCCTTGAAGGAACAAGTGAAAAAACGGTTTCGATTTATTAA